GGGGCTTGATCTCTGCCTCGTAGATCTTCTTTGCGCATTTTTTGCCGCCGAAGGGATTGACCAAGACAAACAATCTCTTCGGCCGGCCTGCGACATGGTCATCGTAGAAACGAAAAAGATCAGTGCTAATCTTTCGTGGATTTGGACAAGATCGCAAGAAGCAGAGGGATAGTTTCTATCTAGCAGAGGAACCgatttggttttcttttgtacTTATCATGTGGCGTAGTGATGAGAGGCAGCAGGAGAAACACGTACGTACCGAGAGAGTCCAGGGAACGCCTCATCATGTCGCCccaggccgcggcggcggcgtcctcgccggcggccatcTCGAACACGTAATCCCTCCTGCACCGCttccgtcctcctcctcccctcctcgcaCCCGCGGCGCAGGACACCGACCTGGCCGCGTCCGCCGCGACGAAGGCCTTCACGACCACCTCCTTACCCCTGGCCTCGACCCCGAGCACGTCCGCGTCAAGCGACAGCGCGCGCTCCGCCAAGGCGCCGCCATCGCACCGCCACCGGAGCTCCGGtccgccttcgccttcgcctgCACCGGGCGGCTCGGTGCAGACGAGCGTCGCTTCGGCCGGAGCGCCGTTCACGCGGACCTTCGCCGTGGCGCGGTGGTCGCCCATGGCAGAATGGAGGGAAGAGCCGGGTGGGTGGGTAGGAGTGAGAGAatggcggaggcgaaggtttTGGCATGCGCCCGGAGGCGCggagggagacggcgacgaggatggACGCGATGCGATCGATGTGGAGGGCTGGGCCGACCTGTGTTCGAACGAAAGCGAAGCGATGGATGGAAGCAATGCAACGCCGATACGGCTACCGATGAGTTTTTGTTACGTGCGGCCCAGCCAAATTACGCTGCTGCTATGCGATTTTGTGATTTAACTTAACTGATAGTGACATGGCGGATGTTTTCAAAGTGATCGCAACGGCGTACTGACAAACGAGAAATAATATAacgttaaaaaatcaaatttttagcttataagcggaagcggaaaaataaaaatccctctatatatgtgtatatatatactgttgCTATGCTTATCCTCCGTTTCTAAATCATCATTAATTTTAGTGCTGTGACAGCTACTACAGAGTACTGTCCTTCCCTGTTTTGTATCAATATTTAACACTATTGATCTACTATACTTctctcaaaaataaatttgtgacataaaaatatgtaatattcTCAAAGAACCCTGTGATAATTATaactttttcttttgaatgaTAGGGGGGGGGGAGAAGCCCCACctgaattttattattaattataagaaataGTTATTGCAGGAAGTAGAGAGGGGCTAAAACAAGAAGGGCAGGAAGAAGGGAGGGGGCAAAACATTaagaaactttaaaaaaatttccgaTCGCCTATTACATATCTATCTGAGGCTTAGACGACAAATTTTATTCGGATCGGACGGTGCGGTGTACTTCCCACCATGCAGCTAGTTTGCACGGAAGAAAGAACGTAAACGTACGCGTCTCATCCTCCCTGCCACGTCACCAGGATTGGAGGCTCGACGGTTCAGCAAGAAGCACGGGTGTCTATTTTCCTCACCAGTTTTGCTATTCCCACTCTCTGGtcaaaaatacttttaaaattttgaccattaattattttttaaatgctgaatttaaatacaagacaaatgataCATATAGATACTTCTAAAAAAGTATTATCATAGTATCGTAGAGATATTagcttttataaatttaatttaacacAAATTACTTGttggaattttaaaagtttaactaaatCTTGTCCTAAACGGTAAAAGAAAACCAGAGGAAGTATATAACTATCAACGTacattcttttatttaaacAACACTAACatgcaacttttttataattcttttataatatactaaAACTAGTATGTAGTTCAATGAAACTAACATGcagctttttttatttgtatgactTACATATTAGTTAGTGGCGGTATTGTTGGGCAATGCATATGTCACTCACCAAGCCATCATCAATTCCCCAAATTCTGATATGTGGGATAAGTGGACCACTATCCATTACATTCCAAACTAAATTTGGCCACCGAGGTTGTGTTATTTTACATAGTTtattcttagatttttttcggTTGTCGCACGCATGTTTCTCGAACTAAAAACGtgtatttctataaaaaaaatatataaaagttcatcatcttacCTTTCTATAGttgattttcaactttatagtagttaattttatcgtttatagcattaaatagctataaaaaattagataaccttttatctttcatcacTAAAAGAATACGACCCAAAttctatataaagtttaaaatggATTTTCTCTTTGtaatgtgaaaaataaatgaaaaaaataagacgTGCTAGATCAGGTGAAGTCCTTCTATCATGAAGGCTCACTGGGCCGTTATTTAGAATCCAATAGCTATATATGTAATCACATATTATTCACACTATAATGTATAGCTATATTATTGTGATATGGCCAGTCCCATACTCCCATACTATTTAGAATATAATGACATTGTAGGAAGACACAAAAAATCGCCGTTGCCGGGGATCGAACCCGGGTCGCCCGCGTGACAGGCGGGAATACTCACCACTATACTACAACGACCTTGATGCCTGGCAGTCTCAGCAccattataataaattttctgAATGAATGTGTCTCGCGTTCGGAACATAGGCCAACATCAAATTCCCAGCCATCCCAGCGTTGCAGAGAAGATGCACATGGCAATGTTAATCTCTGCCTCAGACCCTCAGTCATTCAGTTATGGACCCGCATGAAGAATGCTTACGGAAATCATAGCTCATCTTGCAGAGACTAGAAGTCAGCCACACGCaccaaaaaaggaaaaaaaaaaagatgacaaGGGCACAGGCCAGAGTTTCTATTCTCTACAGTAAACATCTGTGCCCAGAGTTTCTATTCTCTACAGTAAACATCTTTTGCATGTATACAGTTTCCTGTCAAAGCTACAGCCTCTTCTACAGTGTCTTTTTGACAAGGTTTTCACCCTGAGGGGAGCAAATCAGTTGGGGTGGTTGAATGGAGAAATAGGTAACAAATGTAAGGTAAACACAGCTTGCTACTACATAGACCTTGAACCACATAGACGAAAAAAGGGTTAGGTACAAGAATATGCCTGTCGAGATGACTATTGCAACAAAATTTGCAAGGCACTCCAGTGTGGATATATCCCCTTCCGTTCCTTCATCAGGGAAGTGGCCTTGCATGAAAAAATCTGACAGAAGTTGGTCCTTCTGCCTGAACCTCTCTATCATCCAATCGGTTAATTCATCTTCTGACGTTGGAATATCATGGACCTTTATAATTCTGATGTGGATGTGGACTTCAGAAGGATCAGTGCCATATATGTTATCCAGGAAATCTGGCAGGCGATGCTTGTATGCTATTGTGACATCATAAACTGCATGAATCAGAATTTGAGGTGTCAAATAAACATGAGAACTGTCAGTATAGTTGGCCAAACATTATTAGGTTCAAACGCCCAGTTGTACTTATGTTTCAAGGTTTCAGTAATACAAGCAAACGTGGCCCTAACTATATGTACAGCAGTTGTTTGGTCAGTAACATTTACAAGATATTTTGAGAAAGCTAACTCAGCCTCTCGCAAATTGGACCACCCAGAAAGTACAACATACACCAATAAGTCGTTTGGTTCGTTTTGGATGCACATTAACTCCACCAGTACAGCACAGTTGAGTTTTTCGGTCCGCTTTGAATGCAACATGCGCTTTCTGTTCATTAACtccaatatataatagatgatTCCAACAGTGAATAGAACAAGTTTTTATAAAAGGGTAGCAACCACCTCTAATTTTGTCCACGTTATCTACTCATTAATTGGAGGTAACATATACTCACAACACATTGCCTAATACAACATAGTAATTACACTTTATTTGTTTGCTATTAATCCATTCCATCTCTCTGGGAGTTTGTACAGAGGATGCCCCTTGGATGAAAGGTGgctcatcctctctctctctctctcttctcttttctcctcCACGTCATTATTTAAGCTTTCATGGCATCATGGGGTTAGTGCTTAGAGGCATATAGTAATTGGTCTAATAGTATTAGTTTATCTCATAAGTAACAACATGTTACTTCCTAAATGACAACTCTTTTAGAAGCTAACCTGTGTACATTTTAAACTTCTTCCCTTTTTAAAACTTGGTGGTTTCTAAGCTCACATTAATGACATACTCAAAGATAAGAGTAAGTCCAATTTTCTACGGAGGTGAAAATGGATAtctcagcaaaaaaaaaacagacaagTACTATCACTCAAGGATCAACTGTTGTAGGTTCATATTTACTTGTTTATGGAAATTCCCATATATAATGGTATTACCAAACAATACCATGGCAAGACAACTTGCATGTAAAGGTTAGAATCACAAAAGGGGTGTTCACCTGCATCTAAGGAGCTCTTCAACTCTTGCAAACAGCAAAGGAACCCCTTTGTCTTTGGAAGAAGAACATTTTCAAGTACAGGCAGACCATGCTCCAAAGCATATTCTTTACTCTTGATGCATTTCTTCTCACTAAGATAAAGAGTACCAATCAGCAACACACTCAGAGGGTATGCAATGCTAAAATATAATGAGAAGCAATCAGAAAGGTAGTATGGATAGGAAAATGTGTTCGCTAATCGGTATGATTCAAAACTTGAAAGTTCAACAGACATGTGATTTAAGGATATAAAATCCAACAGTGTGTGTGGATCATACAAAAATGTACTAATgaattctaaatataaaaattcctTACGTATAATCAGTGCCTTCAGGGAAAACCGCCAACCAAAGGGGGTCTCTGGGGTCCTTAAATGTTGATAGTTTATTCTGTATAATTGCTTCATCAATCTCCCATTTCCGTTCTACAGGGATAAACTCGAAAATGTGAAATGCCCAGCTAAAAATGGGCAATTTCATCAAACTGCTCTTGAGGATGTATTTGATATATCCTAAATGGCCTTTCCTCAATGCAAGATCCCACAAGTACATCCAGTCCACCTCAGTCCTGTGGTTGGCAAATAACAGCACACGCCTTTTTGGAGGCACACTTTCACCAGAGAAAACCACATTGGTCTTGTTGATCTTCTCAAATAAGAATGGCCATAAAGATAGCCACATTCCAAACAGAACAGAAGTCGCCTTTCTACTGTAATGCACACTGAATAGCCGCATAAGGAAAGTAGTAATAGGGGCTATGTAAACTATCAATGTGAATGCTGTTGACAGTATAATCGCCACACATGCTACACCACGGCATCGTCTCATGGGAGTCAATGGACGGTGCCTTGGCCCATTGTTCAGAATGGATGGGCTATTATGCTGCACTTCCTTCTGTCCTCCATTGACATTATGTCCTTGGGAGCCACTTGAACCGTTCATCTTCTATGGCTAAGAACTGAACCTACTCAAAGTTCAGAGCAAGGTAACAACCATCCGCTGCTCAAATTATCTAAACATCATGTAGGGTAGGGAAAATGAAAACTGCAAAAGAAACAACATAATTGATCAGATTGAAGCATACGATTTTGCTTTATGCATTAGCAAATTAATATGAGAGATAAACTCTATTAATTTGCTTTAGTTTTATCGGAAGTTGCGTAGTACTAAAGTCTGTAAGCTAATCACCATGCAGCTCAGTCAAGCCAAGTTCCTAACCACATTACATCATTTTGGAACATGGCATCACCTTGTGCCATGTGTCAGAAACATACAATTCCACATCAATAAACCATGATCCAACCTTATGTATGCTTCTACGCATGGTGtgtacattaaaatatatgggTGTATGATGAGCATATATAACGCCAATATTTCGCTTTGCCATTAAACCCAAGACAATAGCAGATGGCTTTTGGACATTTGCGTGCCACGACAATCCTCAAATACAACAATTATTGCACAAGTCCATCACCTTACCACCTCAGGCCGCGGTGGGCTGGACCGCTGGACCACCGGCCGGAGGGCCGGACCTCGGCCACCTCCCGCCTCTCGCCATCCTACACCACGCAGCACCGCTGCACGCTACAACCCCTCCCACCTCGTACGCTGCCGCCCTTCGCCTGATGGCGTACACGgggctccgccgcgccgcctagtccgccgcctcgcctccccaCCCCCGGCGACCTGCTTCCCCTCCCCAGCCCCACCCCGGCGACCTACATCCCCTCTCCTTGCATCAGCCCCCCCGGCACCAACacgcctccctccccgccgccgacctGCCTGCCTCCCTCTCACGCGCCCCAGCCACctcgcacgccgccgcccgccgccgacaCGCCTCCCGCCTCCCTctggccggcgccgcgccgccggcctgccACCCTCCCTAGCCCCCTCGTCAGCGCCGCGTCCTCGACCTGCCTCACGCCGCCGTCCGGGATGGTGCAcaaagggaggagaggaagaggaaggagacgGAGTTCTCACCGACTCGCCGGCGCTGCGTCTGCCGtccgcttcgccgccgccgccagccacgGGAGAAAGGTGTGATGCCCGCAAACACCCACCCACCAAATCCTACAGCCACCGCAGGACTCGCTCGAACCCCGACCCACCAACCGTCAGACCAGTCGAatgggcagcagcagcagctataGGGGCGTAGGGAATTTACCtcgggaggaggagcggaATTCGCCGTCGACTTCGCGGCGGAGGAAGAGTGCGGCTCTCGGGAATCCCCGATGGGATCTGCGGGTCCCTCCCTCTtccgcgggcggagggaggggggTGTGAAGCGGAGAACACGAGGGAATCTCGGGTCGCACAACGGAGTAACTGACCAGACGACCGGAGCGGAGCCGCCGGGGTGGAAGGAAGCGGAGGTACTACCCTGTCTCTCCTGCTCCACTGATCCCACTATTCCATTCTCTCCCAAGAGTGATCCGGTGGTGCTTGGATGCGATGTGGTCTGTGGTGGACTGGTGGTGCACTGGTGCGGCCGCGCGGGTTGcggaggcggcgtcgtcgaGCGTGGCTACGTGGGCGTGCGGTAGGTGAAGGTCTACCGCACGAAGGTGTGCGTGCCAGCAGCGCGAACGAAGAGgcgtttattttatttttatattctgGTATAttctattttgaaattttatgttttcagTTTTAATATCCACgtataaataatacatttttattttctcatcGTTCATAACCCATAAGctttatacaaaaatattgtatgtataaatattatatataaaaatgtatgcacaaaatattatatatacaaatattatacatataaaatctaTCCATTATAggtataaacttaataaaaaataagagataaactttatacataaaaatatttgacataaaTATCTCGCATATAAAAATTCTCATGTATCTTAAACCgaatcaaacaaataaaaaatactataaaaaatatctacgtaaaaagaatagaaaaaaaagaaacactaGATTCGTTATCGATCCTAGGCCGTGTTCTGTAGAGGccataagagcaaggctaataatacaACCAACAAATTAGTTAGAAGACtttttatagtcttctcttaACCCACTCATATACTAGTTAACTCTTCGTCATTAATGcatgacccacatgtcactctcacagagttttttggttcttgtgctcaagctggctacaagcttaTAACTCGCTTACTCTCTCTTATCCCCTCTCTCCaccacataagcatttagacagcttatagccagctattatacttgctctaagttaTCTTAACCTTCTTATTTTCcacacgcacgcttcccgaactgctaaaccgtgtagttttttgcaaaaattttctatagaaaaattgttttaaaaaatcatattaatttattttatattttttaaattaataattaatcatgtactaatctactccctccgttctaaaataaatcaatctttcacttttttatCTACACCCTACCATGTGTGACTCTTCGtcgtattttaaaaaaatcatgattcatatttttatttctatgagatgataaatcataaataatactttatatgtgactatttttttaaaaaaataataagacggatggtcaatcAGTTGACatgaaaactaaaaattaattcttttaaaagaCAGAAAGAGTATTATCACGTTTTTTTGCGCCGTATAACTGACCAATCTGACCAACTCTTTTCCTCGGCCCTATTTGATTCGAGCGCGGGGCGTTCGCGTATCGTACCTACCGACGGGCGTGGGGCACTCGTgcggcgggaggccggctggATTCGGGGGCCCGACGGCCGTCGTGGTCCAGCAACCGGTGGTTGGCGGCGGTATGGCTCGCTTTTCTCTTTGGTTGGCGCGGCCTAATCAGATTTTTGTGGGGACGCCGCTATCCTCGCCGCGCATCGTCTCGTGTTGGGTTGGGCCCGTATATATCTGTGCTTGATGCTGGGCATGATGGATACGAGGCAGCGACTTCCCGTGCTGGGCCCGGTTTCCGGAGAAAACGTGCTATGGAAACGCTTCGgaggatatatttttaagcataatataatagttagtttttataattaatacatgactcatttattttttttataatgttttttgGTTTCGTACGAGAGGATGTTGTGTTTCTCCTCTTTCTTATGTCATCTCTCTTTCATCTCAACATTTAGGCAGCTTAGGCCAACTCCAATGAATATCTATAAGGTATACTAAGttatctcttaatcaagagACAGtcttttgcatatattttaatgttaaGTGAGAATGAATTATAGAGTCATTTTAACTAcaagctactccctccgtttcataatgtaagatgtttgatttttgtacTTGTAATATTTGCCagtgtc
This is a stretch of genomic DNA from Oryza brachyantha chromosome 1, ObraRS2, whole genome shotgun sequence. It encodes these proteins:
- the LOC102722062 gene encoding probable 1-acyl-sn-glycerol-3-phosphate acyltransferase 5 codes for the protein MNGSSGSQGHNVNGGQKEVQHNSPSILNNGPRHRPLTPMRRCRGVACVAIILSTAFTLIVYIAPITTFLMRLFSVHYSRKATSVLFGMWLSLWPFLFEKINKTNVVFSGESVPPKRRVLLFANHRTEVDWMYLWDLALRKGHLGYIKYILKSSLMKLPIFSWAFHIFEFIPVERKWEIDEAIIQNKLSTFKDPRDPLWLAVFPEGTDYTEKKCIKSKEYALEHGLPVLENVLLPKTKGFLCCLQELKSSLDAVYDVTIAYKHRLPDFLDNIYGTDPSEVHIHIRIIKVHDIPTSEDELTDWMIERFRQKDQLLSDFFMQGHFPDEGTEGDISTLECLANFVAIVISTGIFLYLTLFSSMWFKVYVVASCVYLTFVTYFSIQPPQLICSPQGENLVKKTL